The Pyricularia oryzae 70-15 chromosome 5, whole genome shotgun sequence genome includes a region encoding these proteins:
- a CDS encoding R-specific carbonyl reductase: MGKDTKEAKVKVGDLVALYAVPGCGAGDCPECSRDLPQICEVGHHSGVGQDGFYAPYAHVDIRGVVPVPDGVSPAQAAVATDAINTAFHAITRRAEVQPHETVFLFGLGGLGFNALQVVRHIGARVLVKDVKQSRVDDARDIGVPPEDIAPLDVTVDEFVARRGLHVDTVLDFVGAHDTFDAAQRIVRRGGKILCVGSLDTENTVSMKIGTRKRLSFIFSYAGQVQDLEKVLDLVARGVIRPQVQEKRLKDFPDVVRDLEAGKIDGRVALMQDE, translated from the exons ATGGGCAAAGacaccaaggaggccaaggtCAAAGTA GGAGATCTCGTGGCCCTATATGCAGTTCCGGGATGTGGAGCAGGCGACTGCCCCGAGTGCTCGCGTGACCTGCCCCAGATATGTGAGGTGGGACATCACTCGGGTGTCGGCCAGGATGGCTTCTATGCACCCTACGCCCACGTCGACATCCGAGGGGTTGTGCCTGTTCCTGACG GAGTGTCGCCCGCGCAGGCCGCCGTGGCCACCGACGCCATCAACACGGCCTTCCACGCCATCACGCGCCGGGCAGAGGTCCAGCCGCACGAGACCGTCTTCCtcttcggcctcggcgggcTGGGCTTCAACGCGCTGCAGGTCGTGCGGCACATTGGCGCCCGCGTCCTCGTCAAGGACGTCAAGCAGTCGCGGGTCGACGACGCGCGAGACATTGGCGTGCCGCCCGAGGATATCGCGCCGCTCGACGTGACCGTGGATGAGTTTGTTGCGAGACGTGGGCTGCACGTCGACACGGTTTTGGATTTCGTCGGGGCTCACGACACCTTTGATGCGGCGCAGAGGATAGTGCGCAGGGGTGGCAAGATTCTCTGCGTCGGCAGCTTGGATACGGAGAATACGGTCAGTATGAAGATTGGCACGAGAAAAAGGTTGTCCTTCATCTTCTCGTACGCTGGGCAGGTCCAGGACCTGGAAAAGGTCTTGGATTTGGTGGCCAGGGGAGTGATTCGGCCGCAGGTGCAAGAGAAGCGTTTGAAGGACTTTCCAGACGTCGTGAGGGATCTCGAAGCGGGCAAGATTGATGGCAGAGTAGCCCTGATGCAGGACGAGTAA
- a CDS encoding metallo-beta-lactamase superfamily protein, giving the protein MTSSDSNTRVALPAGSESVTVKIINPVNFGPAVLSRFMAPPVPGLEKFPALPSFSFLIEHRPSGRKLVFDLGIRKDFETGYSKNICEYIPTTNYDIRVEKDVVEILEDGGVDPRGIEAVIWSHWHWDHIGNPQSFPETTDLIVGPGFKEAMLPGAPANPESPIQESDYANRNLREITFDGPRALKIGSFPAYDYFGDGSFYLLDSPGHAVGHLCGLARTTTSPTSTFVLLGGDVCHYAGIFRPSPQLPIPASIAPHPCPSSLLPALCPGHAWEELQRSRGHAATDALYDMTFGHDIPLANKTVSWLQELDCIEDVFVIVAHDGTVRDSGVPQFPRSLNDWKAKGWGKDLRWAFLRDLETFWRTKGLV; this is encoded by the exons ATGACGTCCTCAGACAGCAACACCCGGGTTGCACTACCCGCTGGCAGTGAATCGGTGACCGTCAAGATAATCAACCCCGTCAACTTTGGCCCAGCAGTTCTAAGCCGCTTTATGGCACCACCAGTGCCTGGACTCGAAAAGTTCCCCGCACTGCCGTCCTTTTCCTTTCTAATCGAGCACCGTCCATCCGGTCGCAAGCTTGTATTCGACCTGGGCATCCGCAAGGACTTTGAGACGGGCTACTCGAAAAACATTTGTGAATATATACCAACGACCAATTACGATATTAGGGTAGAAAAGGATGTCGTGGAGATTCTGGAAGACGGAGGTGTCGATCCTCGGGGGATCGAGGCAGTCATCTGGTCCCACTGGCACTGGGACCATATCGGCAATCCTCAATCTTTCCCCGAGACGACCGATCTGATAGTTGGGCCGGGGTTTAAAGAGGCGATGCTCCCAGGAGCACCGGCAAACCCAGAGTCTCCGATCCAGGAGAGCGACTATGC AAACCGCAACCTCCGCGAGATCACATTCGATGGACCTCGGGCCCTCAAGATAGGGAGCTTCCCAGCATACGACTACTTTGGCGACGGGTCCTTTTACCTGCTCGACAGTCCGGGGCATGCGGTCGGACACCTCTGCGGACTCGCGCGCACAACCACCTCGCCGACCTCCACGTTCGTGCTCCTAGGCGGCGACGTGTGCCACTACGCCGGCATCTTCCGGCCGTCACCGCAGCTGCCCATCCCGGCCAGCATAGCACCGCACCCGTGCCCATCGTCGTTGCTGCCCGCGCTGTGTCCCGGCCACGCATGGGAGGAGCTGCAGAGGTCGCGCGGGCACGCGGCCACCGATGCGCTCTACGACATGACGTTTGGGCACGACATACCGCTGGCCAACAAGACTGTCAGCTGGCTGCAGGAGCTGGACTGCATCGAGGACGTGTTTGTCATTGTGGCCCACGACGGCACGGTGCGGGACAGCGGCGTGCCGCAGTTCCCTCGGAGCTTGAACGACTGGAAGGCCAAAGGTTGGGGTAAGGATCTGAGGTGGGCGTTTCTGCGGGACTTGGAGACTTTTTGGAGGACCAAGGGCTTGGTATAG
- a CDS encoding phenylacetone monooxygenase has product MSAFQEANKDLDYDVLVIGAGLSGIYSLHHLRELGLRVKAIEAGEAAGGTWFWNRYPGARFDSESFSYIFSFSQELLDEWSWTEHFAPQPETLKYVNFMVDKFDLKRSMQFNTRIKSMKFRDDSNSWLLVDQNGKEYTTRYVVTAIGILNEPTLPAIPGVDDYKGEAWHTARWPGNHEVGLRGKRVGIIGTGATGIQTIQEIYKDCGSLTVFQRTPNWTAPIRNSKISPEEMNDIRKRYPEIFQACLESSSCFVHKVNPKKTTEWDREELLAHFEELYLKPGFAKVLGIPVDIFMDREANKLYSDFIASKIRPRIKDPAVAEKLIPKCHGFMTRRVPLENGYYEAFNEPHVRLVDLKETPIDRITEKGVRLAAPATNGNGDQPKLEELELDVLIYATGFDATTGSFRAIDIQGVDGKRLWEDTWANCISTYLGVAVPKFPNMFMAMGPHQMFGNIPRSIEYTCQWIVDLIQFARDRNVLRVEATQEKADAWYEHVESSGVGMLINEVDSWMTGVNTNLKHKQKRSLVRYNGPAPGYRKRCNDVKEREYKDFELVFGN; this is encoded by the exons ATGTCGGCCTTTCAGGAAGCAAACAAGGACCTGGACTATGACGTCCTCGTCATAGGTGCGGGGCTGTCGGGAATCTACAGCCTGCATCACCTGCGCGAGCTCGGCCTGCGCGTCAAGGCCATCGAGGCAGGCGAAGCAGCAGGAGGCACATGGTTCTG GAACCGCTACCCTGGGGCTCGGTTCGATTCCGAGTCTTTTTCGTACATCTTCTCCTTCTCACAAGAGCTCCTGGACGAATGGAGCTGGACGGAACACTTTGCGCCACAGCCCGAAACGTTAAAATACGTCAACTTCATGGTGGACAAGTTCGATCTCAAGCGGTCCATGCAGTTCAACACACGAATCAAGTCGATGAAGTTCCGCGACGACAGCAACTCGTGGCTTCTGGTGGACCAAAATGGGAAAGAGTACACAACGCGCTACGTCGTCACGGCGATCGGCATCCTCAACGAGCCCACCCTGCCCGCCATCCCAGGCGTCGACGACTACAAAGGAGAAGCGTGGCACACGGCTAGATGGCCCGGCAACCACGAGGTAGGGCTGCGGGGTAAACGCGTTGGTATCATCGGCACGGGAGCGACGGGCATCCAGACGATCCAGGAGATATACAAGGACTGCGGCAGCCTGACCGTGTTCCAGCGAACCCCCAACTGGACTGCGCCGATACGCAACAGCAAGATCTCTCCCGAAGAGATGAACGACATTCGCAAAAGATATCCAGAAATCTTCCAGGCCTGCTTGGAATCTTCGTCATGCTTTGTACACAAGGTCAACCCCAAGAAAACAACCGAGTGGGATCGGGAAGAACTGCTTGCCCACTTTGAGGAGCTTTACCTGAAGCCTGGCTTCGCCAAGGTTTTGGGCATCCCAGTCGACATTTTTATGGACAGAGAGGCCAATAAGCTGTATAGCGATTTTATTGCAAGCAAAATTAGACCGCGCATCAAGGATCCTGCCGTGGCGGAGAAGCTCATCCCCAAGTGTCACGGCTTCATGACGAGGCGTGTCCCTCTGGAGAACGGTTACTATGAGGCGTTTAACGAGCCGCACGTGAGGCTTGTTGACTTGAAAGAGACCCCCATTGATCGAATTACGGAAAAGGGGGTTCGGCTTGCTGCTCCGGCGACAAACGGCAATGGAGACCAGCCCAAGCTGGAGGAGCTGGAACTGGACGTGCTCATCTACGCCACAGGGTTCGACGCAACTACGGGATCTTTCAGGGCCATCGACATCCAGGGCGTGGACGGGAAGAGACTTTGGGAAGACACTTGGGCAAACTGCATCTCCACATATCTGGGAGTGGCAGTGCCCAAGTTTCCCAACATGTTCATGGCAATGG GCCCCCATCAAATGTTTGGCAACATCCCCCGATCGATAGAGTATACGTGCCAGTGGATAGTCGACCTGATCCAATTTGCGCGCGACCGCAACGTCCTCCGCGTCGAAGCAACCCAAGAAAAGGCCGACGCGTGGTACGAGCATGTCGAATCGTCCGGAGTAGGCATGTTGATAAACGAGGTGGATTCTTGGATGACGGGCGTCAACACAAACTTGAAGCACAAACAAAAGAGGTCTTTGGTGAGGTATAATGGACCAGCGCCTGGTTATAGGAAGAGGTGCAATGATGTCAAGGAGAGGGAGTACAAGGATTTTGAGCTAGTTTTTGGTAATTGA
- a CDS encoding isotrichodermin C-15 hydroxylase, producing MAASAFSPENILLGFAGKSTMGRVTYAMQLVGIGVAIYWIILATYRLYFHPLAKFPGPRIRAITGMPYLYQSYVEGTFARKVRALHAEYGNVVRVAPNRLAVDGVVGWKDVHAVRAPSPEMPKLPGYYGPDSHRSLVASPTREGHQRHRRALAYGFSNTAMHEQEPVITYYVDMLIRQLSKRSKEGPLDMAMWFNFLSFDVVGDLAFADSFNILKKGKYHPWTSNLIKGIEGATLNRFFLFSSPLLAPLALLDLNGTIKTFWENRRIADSKTKARIDLGPDPPVQTDLIGRDGKPVVRKDFVGYMLRFNQKASNEALSEVEMKRNANIIMNAGSETTATALAVLTFMFSLPENRIWMERATEEVRATFKSEDEINLHSVSNHPLPILRACSEEALRFHPPAPDMPPRLCPGGTVGDYYVPKGAIIQISQLATYHNPDHFLECDDFRPQRFLPPDHPLYEKRFANDNFSVFKPFSYGNRDCMGKNLAYIEMRFVMCRILFRFDYLGLDYKGGATDQWLNEHRAFIVWKKPPLMVIFREREGLVPLEPPEDTDD from the exons ATGGCTGCGTCCGCCTTCTCCCCCGAAAATATCCTGCTGGGGTTCGCAGGCAAAAGTACCATGGGGCGGGTCACCTACGCCATGCAATTGGTGGGCATAGGG GTTGCCATTTATTGGATCATCCTGGCCACATACCGGCTTTATTTCCACCCGCTGGCCAAGTTCCCAGGCCCGCGCATCCGCGCCATCACAGGCATGCCCTATCTGTACCAGAGCTACGTCGAAGGCACGTTTGCGAGAAAGGTGCGGGCTCTGCACGCCGAGTATGGCAACGTCGTGCGCGTGGCGCCCAACCGACTGGCCgtcgatggcgtcgtggggTGGAAGGATGTGCACGCCGTCCGAGCCCCCAGTCCCGAGATGCCAAAGCTGCCCGGCTACTATGGACCGGACTCGCACAGGAGTCTTGTGGCCTCGCCCACTCGTGAGGGCCACCAGCGCCACCGCCGTGCGCTCGCCTATGGCTTCAGCAACACGGCCATGCACGAGCAGGAGCCTGTTATCACCTATTATGTCGATATGCTTATTCGGCAATTGTCCAAGAGGTCCAAGGAGGGCCCTCTCGACATGGCCATGTGGTTCAACTTTCTGAGTTTTGATGTCGTCGGTGATCTGGCCTTTGCGGACTCGTTCAACATTCTGAAGAAGGGCAAATACCATCCATGGACCAGCAACCTCATCAAGGGCATCGAAGGGGCGACCCTGAACCGtttcttcctcttctccTCGCCGCTTCTCGCACCACTGGCCCTGCTAGACTTGAACGGCACCATCAAGACGTTTTGGGAAAACCGGCGGATTGCCGACTCCAAGACCAAAGCCCGCATCGATCTGGGGCCCGACCCCCCAGTGCAAACCGACCTCATCGGCCGCGACGGCAAGCCGGTTGTGCGCAAGGACTTTGTGGGCTACATGCTGCGCTTCAACCAAAAGGCCAGCAACGAGGCGCTGTCCGAGGTCGAGATGAAGCGCAACGCCAACATCATCATGAACGCCGGCAGCGAGACCACGGCCACCGCCTTGGCCGTGCTCACGTTTATGTTTTCTCTGCCCGAGAACCGCATCTGGATGGAGCGCGCCACTGAAGAGGTTCGCGCGACGTTCAAGAGCGAGGACGAGATAAATCTTCACTCCGTGTCCAACCATCCCTTGCCGATATTGCGTGCCTGCTCCGAGGAGGCCCTTCGCTTCCACCCACCCGCCCCCGACATGCCTCCGCGTCTTTGCCCCGGTGGTACCGTTGGTGATTATTATGTACCCAAAGGA GCCATTATCCAAATATCCCAACTCGCCACATACCACAACCCCGACCACTTCCTGGAATGCGACGACTTCCGGCCGCAGCGGTTCCTACCTCCAGACCACCCACTGTACGAGAAGCGATTCGCCAACGACAACTTTTCAGTGTTCAAGCCCTTTAGCTACGGCAACCGAGACTGCATGGGCAAGAACCTGGCCTACATCGAGATGCGATTCGTCATGTGCCGGATCCTCTTCCGCTTCGACTACCTCGGCTTGGACTACAAGGGCGGCGCCACCGACCAGTGGCTGAACGAGCACCGAGCCTTTATCGTCTGGAAGAAGCCACCCTTGATGGTCATCTTTAGGGAGAGGGAGGGGTTGGTGCCGTTGGAGCCTCCTGAGGATACAGACGATTAG
- a CDS encoding short-chain dehydrogenase/reductase SDR, producing MSSDIPDQPPSRSLRGRVAIVTGAGCAGSGIGNGRAISILLADDGCNVVCLDMNLDWANKTVDMVNAKPGRGTAIAMQGDVTKQADCDAAVQLALDKFGRLDVLVNNVGVGGAPGTAVEVDLEKFAQSLEVNVSSMVRMAKAAIPAMVRDKDGVEIKGSIVNMGSVAGMLGGTPHLLYPTSKGAVVNMTRAMAAHHAKDGIRVNCVCPGMLYTPMMYAGGMSEEVREARKGRSLLGTEGSGWDAACAVVFLASDHSRWITGAILPVDAGTTAATSITLPKGASVNG from the exons ATGTCCTCCGATATCCCAGACCAACCGCCCTCCCGCTCCCTACGCGGTCGCGTCGCCATCGTCACGGGAGCCGGATGTGCAGGTTCCGGAATCGGCAACGGACGAGCCATCTCTATTCTCCTAGCCGACGACGGCTGCAATGTCGTGTGCCTCGACATGAACCTCGACTGGGCGAACAAGACCGTGGACATGGTCAACGCCAAGCCCGGTCGCGGCACAGCCATCGCCATGCAGGGAGACGTCACGAAGCAGGCCGACTGCGACGCCGCCGTGCAGCTCGCCCTGGACAAGTTCGGCCGGCTGGACGTCCTGGTCAACAACGTCGGCGTGGGCGGCGCGCCGGGCACGGCGGTCGAGGTGGACTTGGAAAAGTTTGCGCAGAGCCTCGAGGTCAACGTGTCGAGCATGGTGCGCATGGCCAAGGCTGCCATCCCTGCCATGGTGCGCGACAAGGACGGCGTGGAGATCAAGGGCAGCATAGTCAACATGGGCTCGGTCGCGGGCATGCTCGGGGGCACTCCGCACCTTTTGTACCCTACCAGCAAAGGTGCCGTCGTCAACATGACGAGGGCTATGGCGGCTCATCATGCCAAGGATGGTATTCGCGTGAACTGCGTGTGTCCAGGG ATGCTATATACTCCGATGATGTACGCTGGTGGGATGAGTGAGGAGGTCAGAGAGGCCCGCAAGGGCAGGAGTCTGCTGGGTACTGAGGGTAGCGGTTGGGATGCAGCATGCGCAGTCGTGTTTCTTGCTTCGGATCATTCCAGATGGATCACGGGTGCCATTTTGCCTGTGGACGCAGGGACCACCGCTGCGACTTCTATAACGCTGCCCAAAGGAGCGAGCGTCAATGGTTGA